In Apium graveolens cultivar Ventura chromosome 10, ASM990537v1, whole genome shotgun sequence, the following are encoded in one genomic region:
- the LOC141693292 gene encoding thioredoxin-like 3-2, chloroplastic isoform X1 codes for MSGTMHISPLTKPSLDSSRLQLFQSRLKLSTSPSILKLGFEYSSNFCVIKGGNVKALTNCTQGSVQNGLESSSVKLELISSETQFDRVIADAQQLDEALVILWMASWCRKCIYLKPKLEKLAADYFPRLIYYLSYMYWNRVRFYCVDVNNVPHRLVVRAGVTKMPTVQLWKDSQKQGEVIGGHKAYLVVNEVRQMIECEDTL; via the exons ATGTCCGGGACAATGCACATATCCCCACTTACAAAACCCTCATTAGACTCATCAAGATTGCAACTTTTTCAATCTAGACTCAAATTATCAACAAGCCCATCAATCTTGAAACTGGGTTTTGAATATTCAAGCAATTTTTGTGTAATTAAAGGTGGAAATGTAAAAGCTTTGACTAATTGTACACAAGGGTCTGTACAAAATGGGTTGGAATCATCTTCAGTGAAGCTAGAGTTGATTTCTAGTGAAACCCAGTTTGATCGTGTGATTGCTGATGCTCAACAGTTAGATGAAGCTCTGGTGATTTTATG GATGGCAAGCTGGTGCAGAAAATGTATCTATTTGAAACCAAAATTGGAAAAATTGGCAGCTGACTACTTTCCACG GCTGATATATTACTTATCTTACATGTATTGGAACAGAGTAAGATTCTACTGCGTCGATGTCAACAATGTCCCGCACAGACTTGTGGTTCGTGCAGGGGTCACC AAAATGCCAACCGTTCAG CTTTGGAAGGATAGCCAAAAACAGGGTGAGGTTATCGGTGGCCACAAAGCTTACTTGGTAGTTAATGAGGTCCGTCAAATGATTGAATGCGAGGATACATTGTAA
- the LOC141693292 gene encoding thioredoxin-like 3-2, chloroplastic isoform X2 — protein sequence MSGTMHISPLTKPSLDSSRLQLFQSRLKLSTSPSILKLGFEYSSNFCVIKGGNVKALTNCTQGSVQNGLESSSVKLELISSETQFDRVIADAQQLDEALVILWMASWCRKCIYLKPKLEKLAADYFPRVRFYCVDVNNVPHRLVVRAGVTKMPTVQLWKDSQKQGEVIGGHKAYLVVNEVRQMIECEDTL from the exons ATGTCCGGGACAATGCACATATCCCCACTTACAAAACCCTCATTAGACTCATCAAGATTGCAACTTTTTCAATCTAGACTCAAATTATCAACAAGCCCATCAATCTTGAAACTGGGTTTTGAATATTCAAGCAATTTTTGTGTAATTAAAGGTGGAAATGTAAAAGCTTTGACTAATTGTACACAAGGGTCTGTACAAAATGGGTTGGAATCATCTTCAGTGAAGCTAGAGTTGATTTCTAGTGAAACCCAGTTTGATCGTGTGATTGCTGATGCTCAACAGTTAGATGAAGCTCTGGTGATTTTATG GATGGCAAGCTGGTGCAGAAAATGTATCTATTTGAAACCAAAATTGGAAAAATTGGCAGCTGACTACTTTCCACG AGTAAGATTCTACTGCGTCGATGTCAACAATGTCCCGCACAGACTTGTGGTTCGTGCAGGGGTCACC AAAATGCCAACCGTTCAG CTTTGGAAGGATAGCCAAAAACAGGGTGAGGTTATCGGTGGCCACAAAGCTTACTTGGTAGTTAATGAGGTCCGTCAAATGATTGAATGCGAGGATACATTGTAA